Below is a window of Candidatus Atribacteria bacterium DNA.
AAATGAGTAATGTTTACAGTAACATCCTAAGTGGTATGATGGATGCATTTGCCTCGGTTATTTCGAATAACTTAAATATCGTGGTGAAATTTCTGACCGCAATTACTATCATTTTAATGATCCCAACTTTAATAGCAAGTATTTATGGCATGAATATAAATTTGCCATTGCAAAATTCCCCTCATTCTTTTATCGTGGTCTGTGGTATTTCATTGACCCTGTCAGTAATAGGCGTGCTAATCTTTATAAAAAGAAAATGGTTTTAAAATGAAGCTAAAAAGATGTTAATGAGAAGAGGCACAACGTACCTTCCAATTAAGTTAAGGCAGTGATTATAGTAGAATTGATTCAAGAGGTAGGAAGAATTGAGAATGAAAATATTAGCAGTAGATTATGACGGAGTTATCAGTGACAGTGCTTTAAAATCTTTATTTGTAAGTCATAATGCCTATTGTAAATATTATGATTCGAAAGCAAAAAGAAATTTTGGCGGGGAATTATTTACTTATGAGAATTGGGAAGAAATGAAAAGAAAATATAATAAAGAAATGGCTGATTACCGACGCTTAAGGTCTTATATCGAATTATCGGGTGATTTTTTCGCTATTATCAAAATTATAGAAGAGCAGGTTCAGATTAAGGACCAGCAAGAATTCATAGCTTATCGTAACCAGCTTAAATCCGATTATCATTTTTTTCGAGATTTGTTTTTTCAGGAAAAAGAAAAATGGCAGGAAAAGAGTTTTAAAAAATGGTTTTTTCTATCACCTGTTTTTAAGGAAGTTGTCAAGGGGATTCAAAGATTTAAAGAAGAAGGTCAAAAAGTTGTTATCGCTACCTCTAATCGGGGAGAAGCCATTCATCGTGCGTTTCAACCGGAATATCTTGGATTAAAAATGGACATTGAGGATATTTTTGACAAAAATTTTGGCAAGCATAAAGCAGAACATATGCAGGCTATCGCTAAAAAATATACTACCCAATTAAACGAGATATATTTTGTTGATGACCAGCTAAGCTATCTTAAAGGAACTGATACCTTAGGGGTTCACGTGTTTTTGGCCGGATGGGGTTACTGTACCGACCATCACAAAGAGGAAGCAAAAAAAGAACAAATCCCAGTTATTGAAGTTGAAAAAGATTTTTATCCCTTATTAAAGCAAGCCTTGAGTTAGGCAGCAAGCTATTATGTAAGGTTCTTTTTACCATAAAATATAACAATGTTTTTTCTTATTAATCTCATCTCGCAATTATTTTAAAAAAAAAGAAGGATTTTTTTAATTTTTTATCGTAGTAATATTAAGGTATAAAAATTGAATGATACCAATTCTTTTAACCTCAAGTGTCGATTTAATAAGAAAATATAATAAGCTTGAATTATTAAAAGCAATCGCTCCCCCTAAACATTGATAAGATGAAAATGAGGTTATGGTGATAAAGATTGGTTCTGTAGAACTTTTCTGTTGCGATCAATCAATGCAAAAAATAGAGGGTTAGAAGAAGGATAAATTTCAATGAAAGGAGGTAGCTATGCCTGAATTTGGAAGTCCATTTTCCGGACTTAAAAAAGATCGTAAGCTTACCAATGAAGAGTTAATTCGTGCAATAAGATTTATGATTTCAGCAGAATATGAAGCCATTCAACTCTATATGCAGCTTGCTGAATCAACCGATAACCAATTAGCCCAGGATGTACTAAAAGACATTGCAGATGAAGAGCGTGTTCATGCCGGAGAATTTCTTAGACTTTTGAAAGAACTTGCCCCGGATGAAGAAAAATTCTACAGAGAAGGCGCTAAAGAGGTAGAAGAAGAAATTAAAAAATGAAGTAAAGGGAATTAAAAATGAAACGCCTATTTAATTGGCAGGTTTTATTAGGCCTGTCACTGATAGCTTTATCTGCATTGGTTTATTTCATTCACTATTTCATCTTTAGAGACGCACATCATATTTTCATCTATCTTATTGGGGATATAGCCTTTGTTTTTTTGGAAGTTTTGTTAGTGACTCTGATTTTACACCAGTTACTGCGCTATAGAGAAAAGAAAACTATGTTAAATAAATTGAATATGGTTATAGGTGCCTTTTTTAGTGAAGTTGGAGGAGAATTGCTCAAGATTTTTGCTGATTTTGATACAAAGTCTTTTGAAGTGACTCAGAAACTGATTATAACAGATGATTCTTTTGAAAAAGATTTTTTAAATATTTGTAAAAATGTTAAAAATCACACTTACAACATTGACAGTAAAAGAGGAGATTTGGAGGATATTAAAAATTTCTTGAAGGGGAAGAGACAGTTTTTACTTAATCTTTTGGAAAATCCTAATCTATTAGAACATGAGTCATTCACAAATTTACTTTGGGCAGTATTTCATTTAACAGAGGAGCTTACTCATCGACGAAGCCTGAAAAGATTACCAGAAAATGACTATCAACACCTTGCAGGAGATATAGAAAGGGCATATCATCTTTTAATTGTAGAGTGGCTGTACTATATGAAACATTTAAAAGCTAATTACCCCTATCTTTTTTCTCTTGCCATTAGAACAAATCCTTTTGATACAAATGCATCGGTAGAGGTTAAATAGTTGGATTGAAAAGGATTATATTAAGCCCAAAAGAGACTATCGTATTTTCCTATTTTTACCAAAGATGACATTGAAGGAATAAAGAGCAGTAGAGAGAGAAGAAACAGAAGGTTTCTTGTGATGCCAGCGAAGCCCTTAATAAAGGGTTATAGGCTTATTGAGTTTAGAATGAAGGCGATGACTGATAGAAATATTTAGATAAAAACAAAGCTTTTTCTTGATTTATTAATTATACTATGAACTTATACAAACTGCTTCAGAAAAAAGAATTGTTCATCAAAAAGTACACTGATATTATCAAATAACCTGAAAGGAGGTAGTATCTGTGCAAGTGAAAAACCTATCTGATTTGGTAAAATATCAAGAAAATGCTGTGGTAAGCAGTGAGATAATAAAGAAAGATGCAGGGACAGTCACTGTATTTGCTTTTGATACAGGTCAAGGATTAAGCGAGCATACCGCACCGTTTGATGCTTTAGTCCATATTATTGAAGGCCGGGCAGAGGTTTCAATATCGGGAAAATTGTTTACTGTAAAGGAAGGCGAAATGATAATTATGCCTGCCAATAAACCACATTCACTAAAAGCGGTGGAGAAATTTAAGATGTTGTTAGTTATGATTAAAAAATAGATAGAAAGTAGGAAAATTCAAAAAGATCATTTTTTAACCCTTTATAATGATTCAATGAGGTAAATATTAATTAATAATAAGGGAGGAATAATGCAAAAATCGCCTTTAGTATTTAAAAAATCTATTTACCCCGTATTTTTATTCACAAGCTTGCTCTTATTAGGAATATATCTTACCAGTCTTTACAGTTATCTTCTTTTTCACAGCCTTGCCGAGTTATTCAGTATGGTTATTGCTTTTAGTATCTTTATCTTAGTCTGGAACTGCCGTAACCTGATCGATAATAATTACCTGTTATTCTTAGGCATTGCCTTTCTTTTTATCGGTCTTATCGATACCCTGCACACCTTAGCCTATGCCGGTATGGGCGTATTTTTAGGTTATGGTGCCAATCT
It encodes the following:
- a CDS encoding HAD family hydrolase; translation: MKILAVDYDGVISDSALKSLFVSHNAYCKYYDSKAKRNFGGELFTYENWEEMKRKYNKEMADYRRLRSYIELSGDFFAIIKIIEEQVQIKDQQEFIAYRNQLKSDYHFFRDLFFQEKEKWQEKSFKKWFFLSPVFKEVVKGIQRFKEEGQKVVIATSNRGEAIHRAFQPEYLGLKMDIEDIFDKNFGKHKAEHMQAIAKKYTTQLNEIYFVDDQLSYLKGTDTLGVHVFLAGWGYCTDHHKEEAKKEQIPVIEVEKDFYPLLKQALS
- a CDS encoding rubrerythrin, which encodes MPEFGSPFSGLKKDRKLTNEELIRAIRFMISAEYEAIQLYMQLAESTDNQLAQDVLKDIADEERVHAGEFLRLLKELAPDEEKFYREGAKEVEEEIKK
- a CDS encoding cupin domain-containing protein, translated to MQVKNLSDLVKYQENAVVSSEIIKKDAGTVTVFAFDTGQGLSEHTAPFDALVHIIEGRAEVSISGKLFTVKEGEMIIMPANKPHSLKAVEKFKMLLVMIKK